A part of Candidatus Hydrogenedens sp. genomic DNA contains:
- a CDS encoding DUF58 domain-containing protein — protein sequence MDSMLTAEMLAKVRRIQIRTTKLVNDILAGRYESVFRGQGVEFKEVREYVPGDDVRNIDWNVTARTGSPHVKVLTEERELTIMLVVDASGSQKFGSVSQFKLELSAEVCAVLAFSAIQNNDRVGLIVFTNEVELFLPPRKGRKHGLRVIREVLYHEPKNKGTNINKSLEFLSQILKRRSVIFILSDFNDEHYEKTLKVLTRRHDVIACMITDPRELSLPNIGLITVTDAESGKEIIIDTSNAKFREKYEVKAKMEYERKKKLLLQSGAEFLDIRTDKPYIDELYRFFRARERKSNR from the coding sequence ATGGATAGTATGTTAACTGCAGAAATGTTAGCCAAAGTCCGAAGAATTCAAATTCGGACTACGAAGTTAGTAAACGATATTCTTGCAGGAAGATATGAAAGCGTCTTCCGTGGGCAGGGAGTTGAATTTAAAGAAGTGCGGGAATATGTTCCCGGTGATGATGTCCGTAATATTGATTGGAATGTTACCGCCCGAACAGGTAGCCCCCATGTAAAGGTGCTAACAGAAGAGCGAGAACTTACCATTATGCTTGTCGTGGATGCAAGTGGTTCACAAAAATTCGGTTCTGTCTCTCAATTTAAATTAGAACTATCAGCGGAGGTATGTGCTGTCCTTGCTTTTTCTGCTATTCAAAATAATGATAGGGTAGGTCTTATTGTATTTACCAATGAAGTAGAATTATTTTTACCTCCAAGGAAAGGAAGAAAACATGGATTAAGGGTTATTCGTGAGGTTTTATATCATGAACCCAAAAATAAAGGGACGAATATAAATAAATCTCTGGAATTTTTATCACAAATATTAAAGCGTAGGTCTGTAATATTTATTTTATCCGATTTTAATGACGAGCATTATGAAAAAACGCTAAAAGTCCTTACTCGTAGACATGATGTTATCGCTTGTATGATTACAGACCCAAGAGAATTATCTTTGCCCAATATAGGTCTTATTACAGTTACAGATGCCGAAAGTGGAAAAGAAATAATTATTGATACAAGCAATGCGAAATTCCGTGAGAAATATGAGGTTAAAGCCAAAATGGAATATGAAAGGAAAAAGAAACTTTTACTCCAATCTGGTGCGGAGTTTTTAGATATTCGCACAGATAAACCTTATATAGATGAGTTGTATCGTTTTTTCCGTGCTCGTGAGCGGAAATCAAATCGTTAA
- a CDS encoding MoxR family ATPase has product GKVIVGQQYMISRMLVGLLANGHVLLEGVPGLAKTTAVNTLAKTLDCSFHRIQFTPDLLPADLIGTLVYNPKTGEFTTKKGPVFGNIILADEINRAPAKVQSALLEAMQERQVTIGDNTYKLEEPFMVLATQNPIEQEGTYPLPEAQVDRFMLKLKVTYPNRNEEKTILERIDLLHQPSVSTILSKQQVLEMREVVNQIYVDDKIKNYIVDIVQTTRNPELFGLKVNHLIEYGASPRASLYLQQTARAWAFLQGEGNVFPHDIKTIAPDILRHRIKVSYEAEAENITSEDIIQKILDHVPVP; this is encoded by the coding sequence TAGGAAAAGTTATTGTTGGGCAACAATATATGATAAGTCGCATGTTAGTTGGACTTTTAGCCAATGGGCATGTTCTTTTGGAAGGTGTTCCCGGGCTTGCAAAAACCACTGCGGTAAATACTCTTGCCAAAACTTTAGACTGTTCCTTTCATCGTATACAGTTTACCCCGGATTTATTACCTGCAGATTTGATAGGGACATTAGTATACAATCCCAAAACAGGTGAATTTACCACCAAAAAAGGGCCTGTGTTTGGCAATATTATTTTAGCGGATGAAATTAATCGTGCTCCAGCGAAAGTGCAAAGTGCTTTATTAGAAGCAATGCAAGAGCGACAGGTTACTATTGGTGATAACACCTATAAATTAGAAGAGCCTTTTATGGTTCTTGCTACACAAAATCCTATTGAACAGGAAGGTACCTATCCTTTGCCCGAAGCACAGGTTGACCGATTTATGCTTAAACTAAAAGTTACCTATCCCAATAGAAATGAAGAAAAAACCATTCTTGAAAGAATTGATTTACTCCATCAGCCAAGTGTATCAACAATACTTTCAAAACAACAGGTTTTGGAGATGAGAGAAGTAGTTAATCAAATCTATGTAGATGACAAAATTAAAAACTATATAGTTGATATTGTTCAGACAACAAGAAATCCAGAATTATTTGGGTTGAAAGTAAACCATCTTATCGAATATGGAGCCTCTCCGCGCGCTTCCTTATATTTGCAACAAACAGCAAGAGCATGGGCATTTTTACAGGGAGAAGGAAATGTCTTCCCACACGATATAAAAACTATAGCCCCCGATATATTACGCCATCGTATTAAAGTTTCTTATGAAGCAGAGGCCGAAAATATTACAAGTGAAGATATTATTCAAAAAATACTTGACCATGTTCCTGTCCCGTAA